The DNA region TTTGTTCGCATCAATGCCGCATTCAGCAGGCCGACGGCCAAAGCGGCGCGATCCATTCTATGGCCGGCCACGGGCTGTGACCCGGATAACCGCGCGACCTGGACGCGACCGGTCGTCCGCCTCGGCCAGTTCGGTCAGCCTCCGTTCCGGGACGCGGCGAACACGCCACTACTGCATAACGCGTTCGATCAGCTCGTCGGCCCCGGTCGCTGGCTGCCGTGTGTCGCGCTCGGCACCTTCCCGGTCCGCTTTCCGTCATCAGAAAACCCAGGGGACGTTGGTTGGCATGTCGACATGAGTTTCGGCGATGATCCCGACTTCATGGAATGGCGAGCCAACATCTCCAGCAAGGGACGCGCATTGCTGATGTTGTTCCTATTCTCCGATGTCGGCCCCTACGATGCGCCGACGCGGATCCGCATGGGCTCGCATCTTGATATCGCCCGCCAACTCGCGCCTGCGGGCGAAGCGGGGTTGACGCTTCGGGAACTCGCGGCGGACGGATTCGCAGCGTCGTCCGGTCGGCCGGAGGTATTCGCCGTCGGTGAAGCCGGCACCGTGTATCTGTGCCATCCCTTTCTCGTGCATGCCGCGCAGCGCCATCGCGGGACCGAGCCGCGCTTCCTTGCACAGCCTCCGCTCATCCCCCGGGAGCCGATCTGCATTGATCGACAAGACGGCATTTATTCGCCCGTTGAGCAGTCGATCCGAACGGCAATCGCCCGCTAAAGAGCGCGCTTCGTCCGCTTTCCTGCATCGCCACAGCGGACGGAGCCTTGCGGCGCAATGTACGCCTGCATGACGAGCACAAGACCGCTCAAGAGGCGCACGCGGCGACGGAAAAGCCATGCGCGAGCGGCGCAACGCGCATGAGCGGATTCGGTCGCTCGGCCCGGCAATCTCTCTTGGATGAGCGGCGAGGCGTCTTCTCGATAGCCTGCGCGGATATTGCCGTGCAGCGGCCGAATGCTGAATTGATCGATGTCGGAACTCGACACACGGCGCGCGCCTCAGTCGGTCGCGAAGGAGAGCCGAGTCGGAAGGTCGGACGACGCCAGGCAAGCGCCGCTGGCAGATTGCCGGTCGGATGGGCTATCAAGCGACGACGCCGACCTGCACGAGACCCGTCACCCATGCGCCTCACACCAATCGTATTTGCTCTCGTCCTGTCGGGGTGCTCGGCGGTGCCGCCGCTGCAGCCCTCGCCGGCACCGGCGGACTACGTCGCGCAGGCGACGCGGTTCCTCGTGAACTATCCGAAGTTAGCAACGCAGGGCGCCCTTATCTCGCAGCTGAAGGCCACGCAGCCGCCGCAGCTTTACGACTG from Pseudolabrys taiwanensis includes:
- a CDS encoding phytanoyl-CoA dioxygenase family protein, whose product is MKPEPMHALSAADIESFVRDGFVRINAAFSRPTAKAARSILWPATGCDPDNRATWTRPVVRLGQFGQPPFRDAANTPLLHNAFDQLVGPGRWLPCVALGTFPVRFPSSENPGDVGWHVDMSFGDDPDFMEWRANISSKGRALLMLFLFSDVGPYDAPTRIRMGSHLDIARQLAPAGEAGLTLRELAADGFAASSGRPEVFAVGEAGTVYLCHPFLVHAAQRHRGTEPRFLAQPPLIPREPICIDRQDGIYSPVEQSIRTAIAR